The Propionispora hippei DSM 15287 genome includes the window CGCTTAGAGCCGATGGATACGAGTGCGGTTTTTATAAAAAGGATTAGGGGTGATTGCCTTGGGAATCAGCAAATACAATGCGGAGGGCTATTATGACCCGACCGCCTACGAGGGCATCCGACGGGCGGAAGTGGATACCGGAAAGCTAAAGATCGTTTATCCCACTGGATATATGGAACTGAACCTGGAAGGCTTCTTTCCCTGTCCTTTGGATAAAGCCAGGAAGGTCTTTTCCTTGATTTACAGATACTCGCCGGAGCCGGACAAGGACAGGTTGCTTGCTTTCCTGCGCAGACTGGAGAAAAGGTGCTTTGCCCAGATGCAAGAGTACGCCAATGAAGCGGCAGCCTATCCGGCAAACTCAGACAAGTGGCGCGAGTATACCGCAAAGTTTAAGGAAGCGATGCGGCTCCGGCAAAGAACCGCAAAAAATATAGAACTTTTTATCGCAGGGAGGGGCGGCAAATGAAAATTAGGCTTTCTACTGGCAATTCCCGTACAGACAAACGCTGGAATCTGGCCGAGATGGAACTGGATGAGTTCCGTGACCGGATTTCAGCCACGCGCAGGACCGCGGAAACCGTGGAGCAGTACAAAAAACTCAGCAAGGCCAGACAGGATGATATCAAGGATGTGGGCGGTTTTGTCCTAGGAACGCTGAAGGGCGGCAGACGGAAAAAGGATTGCGTCCTGACGCGATCCGGGCTGTGCCTGGATATGGACTACGCGCTGCCGGATATCATCGAGCAAATCGAGATGTTTTGTTCCTTCAAGTGCTGGCTTTACTCCACTCATAAGCATACGCCGGAAAAGCCTCGCCTTCGCCTTATCATCCCGCTTGCCCGCGAGGTGTCGCCGGATGAGTACTCTGCAGTGGCAAGGAAAGTAGCGGACGAAATTGGCATTGAACTTTTCGACGACACCACCTACGAACCGAGTCGTTTGATGTACTGGCCGTCCACCTCCGCAGACGGGGAGTTCGTGTTCCGCGAGGTTGACGGCGAACTTCTCGATCCCGACGAGGTGCTCGCAAAATACACTGACTGGCGTAATTCAGCGCTGTGGCCTGTGTCCAAGCGGCAGCAGACCGTGGTGCAGCGTGAGGTCAAGAAACAGGCCGATCCCCTGGAAAAACAAGGGGCGGTGGGTGCGTTCTGCCGCGCTTACTCCGTGACGGATGCTATGGATACCTTTCTTGCTGATGTATATCGAAAAAGCGCCATGCCCGGCCGTTATGACTATATCCCGGCAGACAGCCAGGCGGGCGTGGTCATTTACGAGGATAAATACGCATATAGCCATCACGCCACCGACCCGGCGTGCGGAAAGCTGATGAACGCCTTTGACGCGGTGCGGATTCACAAATTCGGAGAACTGGACGCAAAGGCGGATGAAGACGCCGATCCCGCCAAGATGCCTTCTTTTAAGGCCATGCAGGAGTTTGCGGTTGCTGACGAACGGGTTAAAGTCCGGCTTGCCAAAGAGCGCGAAAACTTGGCGCTGGATGAGTTCAATGAAGTGGACAACGAAAACTGGCAGACTGTACTGGAACTGGATAAGCAGGGCAAGGTCAAGGACACTCTGAGCAATATCGCCAATATCATCCGCTTCGATCCGAATCTCAGGCCAATCGTATACAATGAGTTTAAAAGCATGGTGGATGTGATCGGCGAGCTCCCCTGGAAGCAGGTGCGTCCCGGTTGGGGCGATGCCGACCTTGCCTGTGCCAAGGTGTACTTTGAACGGGTATACGGG containing:
- a CDS encoding virulence-associated E family protein; the protein is MKIRLSTGNSRTDKRWNLAEMELDEFRDRISATRRTAETVEQYKKLSKARQDDIKDVGGFVLGTLKGGRRKKDCVLTRSGLCLDMDYALPDIIEQIEMFCSFKCWLYSTHKHTPEKPRLRLIIPLAREVSPDEYSAVARKVADEIGIELFDDTTYEPSRLMYWPSTSADGEFVFREVDGELLDPDEVLAKYTDWRNSALWPVSKRQQTVVQREVKKQADPLEKQGAVGAFCRAYSVTDAMDTFLADVYRKSAMPGRYDYIPADSQAGVVIYEDKYAYSHHATDPACGKLMNAFDAVRIHKFGELDAKADEDADPAKMPSFKAMQEFAVADERVKVRLAKERENLALDEFNEVDNENWQTVLELDKQGKVKDTLSNIANIIRFDPNLRPIVYNEFKSMVDVIGELPWKQVRPGWGDADLACAKVYFERVYGIWSPAKFKDALLAVVSAERPFHPIKKYFETLEWDGTERIDTLLIDYLGAEDTAFVRAVTRKTLCAAVARVYEPGIKFDSILVLNGPQGVGKSTLFALLGRQWYSDSLSISDMKDKTAAEKLQGYWILELGELAGIKKVDVETVKSFISRTDDKFRQSYGVNVESHPRTNIIVGSTNSESGFLRDITGNRRFWPVHVTGNSKFRAWELTEVDQVWAEAIVKYHAGEELFLKGDVVAEAYVQQQQAMEADDREGIIVDYLEVLLPEGWDGMDLYQRRTFLGGNEFGGSAMTGTVRRDKVCVMEIWCECFAKERQNLKRSDSYEIEGILTRIGGWKKLTANKSGKVRYPLYGPQKTFVREG